The window CAAGGGTGCAGTGAACGCGGGATTGCTGATAATATCGACTCGACCAAAGGCACCGTCTCAAATTATCTCGACGAGATCGGCGAGCGATACGGTCCCGAGACGGTCGTCGCGACCGGCATCGCCGAGAAAGAGGACCTGACGCCGGTCGAAGAGCAACCGACGAAAGGACCGCTGGAGACCATCGACGCCGGTCGTAAAGTCGTCCTTGAAGGAGAGAGTCGAGGACCGCACACTGTTGAACGATACTTCCGCACATGGGTGCGAGACGGTCGGATTCATCGAGATGCAAAACTCGCACTCTCACTACATGATCACGGCGACGGGGACACACGAGACCGTCTCAGTAATCTCGAATGGGACGCACACCACTGCACATACGACCCTGATTATACTTTTGTGAGTGCTGGCGAGAGTCGCGGCTGTTGGACCTTCGATACTGACCCCGTGACTCTCAATGCCATTCGTGAGGTCGTGCATGTCCCGCCTCTCGATACGACGCCTCTTGTCGCCGAGACTCTCCCTCGTCGTGAGGACCTCGACCCATTCGAGTGCATTAATCCTGATTGCTCAGTCAACGAGGCACACTCAGGTCTCGACCTTCGTGCCTATCCGAGTCTCGGAGGTCCCGCAATCGAAATTACCGAGATGACAGACTTCGAGACCGTCTCGCACGTCTGTCTTGAGTGCCGGTCGTTGTTTACACCCGTGCCGGTCGGCGTGCCTGATCAGGAGAACAACGGCGACGAGGACAACGAGGACGACGATAACGTGCTCGTGGAGGCAATGCAATGACCGTCGAGAATGAGGACGGCGACGAGATACGCCGCCTGATCAAGCCGCAAGACCACGAGTTTACCGCGAATTTCAATTATGATAACGGACTCGACGCATGGCTTGCCTGTGACTCGGTAGTGAAGGACCACAACGGCTCATACGAGACCGAGACCGACGCCCTCGGCGAAACATGGGACGTGACCCTGTACTATCAAGACTCGTCTATCTTGCCACCTCGTGACGGCACGACGCCGAACGGCACCGAGATCGAGCACGAACAAATCCGTGAGTTTCGCATCCGTGTCGAGGCTCAGGACGAGCTCGGAGAAAAAAAGGCGAACTATCATATTCGTCCCCGCTGGCGTCGTATGCGCGTCGAGACTGACGAGGGAGACCAACACGAGTTATCAATCCCTCGTACTCTTGTGAACGAACACGACGCCATGAACGTCCGCGTCTCAGGGTCTAATATTGACTTTTGTGATTATGGCGACCTACTCATGTGTGCCGCGAGTGCCGTCGATGTGAGTGCACATCACTTCCGCGAGTCATACCGACACGAGACCAGCAACATTCAGGACGGCGCGAAATACGTGCGTGTCCACGAGGACGTATCTGGTCCCGTGCATGCTCGCACTGGTCCCTTAGTCTCACTTGCGCACGTATTGGAGAACGACCGTGAGGGCTATCGGAAACTCGTGCAAAACGACAGCAACGAGAGAGGGCGTCAGTTAGCCGGTTATTATCATACCTGTACGCTCGGACCTCAGAGAGTCCGTGAGGTATTCCCTGATCATGTCTTGCCCGTCGAGTGCAAACACTACTACGCTCGCGAGGCGCACTCTCGACCTGACTCTGACCCACTCTCTCACCCGAAAGTAGAAGTCGCCTATCAGACAAGCCGGACTGACGACACACTGCATCTTACCGACGAGAATCTCGCCCAACTTGACGAGGAACTCACCGAATGGCTGTATGCTATCCTCGCCGACGCCGGTCTCGACCTGAGGGCGAATGAGAACGTCTATGTCGAGGACGAATATTTCTCAGTCGAGAACGCAACCACGACCGCATCCGTTGTCGACCTCGACCTTACCGAAGTCAGACACGAGCAAGAGTCGGTCGTCTACAAGCATCTTGCTGACGGCATGGCACCCACTGATCAGGAATGTCTCAATGTGCTCGTCTCCGACGGTGGTGCCGTGAGTCCTCAGGACCTTGCCGAGTCCACAGGACGACACGAAGATACTGTTTACAATTCCCTTGCGAGAATGAACGACCTCGTGACACACACCTACGGCGAGGTCTCATTGAAGTCCACATATACCAGTGAACTTGTCGCCGACGCACTTGATCAGGCACAACAAGCCGTCGATAACGCCGCTAAAACTGCCGCTGATGCCGTCCACGCCAGTAAACGAGGTCTCGATAATGCCACGAGTGCCTTTGTTGCATGGTGTGAACGATACGGCGTCAACTACAACGACAACGGCGACGGCATGATCATCGACCTCGGTCGCGTCGATAGTATCAAAGAAGTGCGTAATATCTTGCGTAGTGGCTTCGACCGCTGGTGCAAGATGAAACGAGACGCTATCACCTTCAAATCTGCAAAAGTCAAATGGGAACACGAGGACGACGGCAAAGACCTCAATTACTTGCCGTCCTCTCCTACCGTCCGGTCTCACTCTCAACGAGCGTTTACTCTCCTCAAGTGATGCCGTCCTCGTGAGTGGCAACACTCTCGACGACCCTCTTTTTCGACCCTCACGCGACATCTGACCGCCTTCGAGGGTCCCCTTTCGTCGTGATCGGTGTGGTGCGCGTCGAGATCGGCGTCAGTGCTGGTTTGGAATTTGGTGCGACTCACCGGACTCGCTGTTAGGGGTGTGCCTAAGGGCACAACATCAAAACACATACCGTAGTTTTGCTCGCGCAAAAATTTCTACACACAATATCACTCGTGATGTTGTCTCGTTCGGAGCTCCAATTGAGAACGAGACTGCACACTCACAGATTAGACAGATTATCTGTGGAGATACAGCACTATGGAGTGACTATTCTTTATATGTGTTTTTGCTACACAAACCATGACTGACGGCACTCGTGTAGCAATATCCTATTTAAAGAAGTGCCTCGGGAATCCCTGATTCGCGTGTCCGGCATATAAACGGGGGTGTGGGGTTAGGGTGTGATCGTGCCCAATCCCTCACGGTTTGTTAGATTCAATGTGAGGATGTGAGGAGAGAAAAGACGACAAATAGAGTTCTATTTCTGTCGATAGGTACAGATTAAACGTTTTCAAACGTTGATTATACGTTTAATTTTACACGGTCATTACACGGTTCTACACGGTCACATGTCTGTGGCGCCTGCTCACAAAACACAAAAATCAATCCTCAGAAAAATGAATCCACGCTGACGAATTGGTGCATGTATCCTCGGTCGCTGTGCCAGTCCTCGCTTAGTCTATCATCTACAGTATCGGCGTCGACTTGCTTGGGTGGTTGATTGTCTCCAAGATCGTCAAAAATGTATGTGCCCTCCTGCTCGACGAGCTCCGAATGAGTTTCCTTATTAAGTCTAAATCTATCTTCCTCTTTTGCGAGACGTACCTCTGTGGGTGCACCATTGATCGTGCCGTCAGTGCCGAATTTCTCCTGTGGTGTTCCGCCATACGATTCGATTAATTCTTTCTCAATTTCTGTGTGATCGAAGTCTGTCATATCTGAGTTTCGTGTGTGTGCGTGATTTGTAATCGATTCATCTGAGTTGCAGCTGCAATCGGGATCGGCGACGGGTGCCGGCGTGATCGTGCCGGCGGTGTGACCTTGAGCCGATTTCTCAGTAACCTCGCGTCTGTGTATAACATATTATGTGGTTAGTGGTTAGTCGTCGGCAGT is drawn from Haloquadratum walsbyi C23 and contains these coding sequences:
- a CDS encoding DUF7845 domain-containing protein, giving the protein MTVENEDGDEIRRLIKPQDHEFTANFNYDNGLDAWLACDSVVKDHNGSYETETDALGETWDVTLYYQDSSILPPRDGTTPNGTEIEHEQIREFRIRVEAQDELGEKKANYHIRPRWRRMRVETDEGDQHELSIPRTLVNEHDAMNVRVSGSNIDFCDYGDLLMCAASAVDVSAHHFRESYRHETSNIQDGAKYVRVHEDVSGPVHARTGPLVSLAHVLENDREGYRKLVQNDSNERGRQLAGYYHTCTLGPQRVREVFPDHVLPVECKHYYAREAHSRPDSDPLSHPKVEVAYQTSRTDDTLHLTDENLAQLDEELTEWLYAILADAGLDLRANENVYVEDEYFSVENATTTASVVDLDLTEVRHEQESVVYKHLADGMAPTDQECLNVLVSDGGAVSPQDLAESTGRHEDTVYNSLARMNDLVTHTYGEVSLKSTYTSELVADALDQAQQAVDNAAKTAADAVHASKRGLDNATSAFVAWCERYGVNYNDNGDGMIIDLGRVDSIKEVRNILRSGFDRWCKMKRDAITFKSAKVKWEHEDDGKDLNYLPSSPTVRSHSQRAFTLLK